One region of Halanaerobiales bacterium genomic DNA includes:
- a CDS encoding biotin transporter BioY gives MKLKTMTRISIMAALTAVGAFIIIPLPGSPVPVTLQLLFTFLAGGLLGAKGGFYSQVIYVLLGSAGLPVFAGGTGGIGALFGPTAGYIYGFLIAGYIAGLGKRNIKTKFFYNLAGLGVVYILGAIGLMIYTGLALPKALMSGVVPFIPGDILKVILAAYLTAKIPIEKL, from the coding sequence GCATAAGTATTATGGCAGCTTTAACTGCAGTAGGAGCTTTTATCATAATTCCCCTCCCTGGAAGTCCTGTACCGGTTACACTTCAACTTTTATTTACTTTTTTAGCCGGAGGATTATTAGGAGCCAAAGGTGGATTTTACAGTCAGGTAATTTATGTACTTTTAGGATCAGCAGGTTTACCTGTATTTGCTGGAGGTACTGGTGGAATTGGTGCTCTTTTTGGTCCAACAGCTGGTTATATATATGGATTTTTAATTGCAGGTTATATAGCTGGATTAGGAAAAAGAAATATCAAAACTAAATTTTTCTATAATTTGGCTGGTTTAGGAGTAGTTTATATTTTAGGAGCAATTGGTTTGATGATATACACCGGTTTAGCTTTACCTAAAGCTTTAATGTCAGGAGTTGTTCCTTTTATTCCAGGAGACATTTTAAAAGTAATTTTAGCAGCCTATTTGACTGCTAAAATCCCAATAGAAAAATTATAA
- a CDS encoding PspC domain-containing protein translates to MAKRLYRASEEKSMIGGVCAGIAEYFDIDPTLVRLAFLFIVLARGAGLLAYIIAWVVIPQKPAHIEEESTNKSNFDKDESEFETEEKEKKNENNEGNKEDEKKTKKDSTKKRKSTENSKLLGVILIAMGGIFLVDIWIPHFYWGRIWPILIIGLGLGILIKDK, encoded by the coding sequence ATGGCCAAGAGATTGTATAGAGCCTCTGAAGAAAAAAGTATGATTGGGGGAGTATGTGCTGGAATTGCAGAATATTTTGATATTGACCCAACTCTGGTAAGATTGGCTTTTCTTTTTATAGTGTTGGCCCGGGGGGCAGGTCTTTTAGCTTATATTATTGCCTGGGTTGTTATACCCCAAAAACCTGCTCATATTGAGGAAGAATCTACTAATAAATCTAATTTTGATAAAGATGAATCTGAATTTGAGACAGAAGAAAAAGAAAAAAAGAACGAAAATAATGAGGGTAACAAAGAAGATGAAAAAAAAACTAAAAAAGACAGTACTAAAAAAAGAAAGAGTACAGAAAACAGCAAATTGCTTGGAGTAATTCTTATTGCTATGGGTGGTATTTTTTTAGTTGATATCTGGATACCTCATTTTTATTGGGGGAGAATTTGGCCTATATTAATTATAGGCCTTGGTTTGGGAATTTTAATAAAAGACAAGTAA